The genomic region TCCATGCTTTTCAAGAAAGGTATTAGCGTAGTTGTATCCGTTGGTTGTGGTCCAACTGTAAGCCATGTAATATATTCTGAATCTACACCATGCTGCACATTATAAGCTGGCTTAAGTTGACCGTTTTTCATAGCATCTTCTTTCATCCTCATAAATGTAGCATCAACATCAGTTTTTGAGTAACTGTTTCTATCTCCGCAAGTGTACACTTTTTGAGTATATTCTTTAAACTTTGAAAGATATTCTTCAAGTTTTTCTATTGATCGTTGCAATGCAGTTTTTCTTTTCCCACATCCGTGAACGAATTCTATTCCTTCTGATTTCTTTAGTGCATAAAGCTTTTTTCTAAGCTTTTTTACATGTTTCATTTGAACTTCATTTTTATAGATTAACTTAATATCATAAAGTTCTTCGCACTCTTTAACAAGGTCGGCCACTTTAATTAGCAATTTTGCCATGTTTTTTGTAACTGCCTTTTTCCAGACAAAAGTATATTTATTTGCATAAGCTTCTATTTTTGTGCCATCAATAAAGATAGCATCTCCTGATATCTCACCAATTTTATAAAGAAATTTAGCTGTTTCAGCTAAGATCCTTTCAGAACATGGAGCAAAATGAAGACTTCTAAATCTTGCAAATGTTGCATGATCCGGAGCGGATGCTCCCTCAAGCAAAAACATAAAATTAATGTCTCTACGGCATGCCTTTTCAATATCTCGAGACGAATAAATCTTATTCATATATCCATAAGTCATGATTTTCAGCATTTTTCTTGGCGATACTTGATTTTCCTTTATCTTGGAATAAGTCGAATATAAATCTGTTAAATCCATCTCCTCTACAAATTGACTTAGTAATCGCACTGAATCATTAACCGGTATCATGTAATCAATATTTAATGGAAGTTTTAATTGATAAAACTTTTGGTTTAATGTATAATTCTTTTGTAAAATATTTTCTTTGTGCATAAAAATATTTTATCATAAATCCTAAACTCATGGAGTCTAGGATTTATTTTTTTGCACAAAAAGGGACTGTGCACTAATTATTAGTGCGACAGCCCCTTTTTTGTATATACTACATTTTTTGCTCCGTAAAATTTTACATAAATGAAATAATGAATGTAAATAATAAACAATGAAATAATAACGTTTGTAACATAGTTACATAAAAAAATTAGCTTTTACTATAAGATAATAGTATAGAAAGTATAGAAGTAGGAGTGGAAAAATGTTTGGATTATTTAAGAGAGATGTAAACAAAGTTATTAATGTAAATGATATTGATAAATTGATTGGAAAAATAGATTTAATAGATATAAGAGAAAAGTATGAGTATAATAGAGGAAGTATAAAAACTGCTAAAAATATCCCCATGAATGAATTATTACATAATACAGACAAATATTTAAAGAAAGATAAGGAATATTATATTATTTGTCAATCAGGAGGAAGAAGTTCTAAAACTTGTAGCACTTTAAGAAGTAAGGGATATAATGTTGTAAATGTTTCAGGTGGGGTAGGCTCTTACATAGGGAAGTATAAAGAATAAAAGTGTATATTTATGACTAAGGAGGATTGGATATGAAAAAGAGGATTTTAATTGTCGGGGGAGTAGCAGGTGGGGCTTCTGCTGCAGCAAGGTTAAGAAGGCTTAGTGAGGAAGATGAAATTATTATGTTTGAAAAAGGACCCCATGCTTCCTTTTCAAATTGTTCGCTTCCATATCATTTAAGTGGGATTATTGAAGATGCTGATAAACTTGTACTTATGAGTCCTGAGAAATTTAAGGTTCAATATAATATTGATGTTAGAGTAAATTCAGAGGTAATATCAATAGATAGAGAAAATAAAGAAGTCCAAGTAAGAAATTATATGAAAAATGAAATATATATAGAAAAGTATGATAAATTAATTTTATCCCCAGGAGCAAAGCCGATAGTTCCTAAAATAGAAGGAATTGAAAAGGTGAATATATTTACAATTAGAAATGTTGTTGATATAGATAAATTAAACAATTTTGTAAAAGGATTAGATATTAAAGATGTTACAGTAATAGGTGGTGGTTTTATTGGGGTAGAAACTGCCGAAAATTTAAGAGAAGCTGGATATAAAATTACTTTAGTTGAAGGTTCAGAACAAATTTTAAGAACTTTTGATTATGATATGGTACAAATTCTTCATAAGGAAATTTATGACAATGATGTGGATTTAATAGTTAATGATAAGGTTAAAGCTTTTGATAGAAATAAAGTTATATTAGAATCTGGAAGAGAAATAAATACAAAAGCAGTTGTTTTAGCTATAGGAGTAACGCCAGAAATAACCTTAGCTAAGGAGGCAGGACTTGAAATAGGAAAAACAGGTGCTATAAAGGTTGATAGAAATTATAGAACTAGCGATAGAGATATTTATGCAATAGGAGATGCAATTGAAGTTTATAATGCCTTAACTCATGATTATTTTAAACTTTCTTTAGCAGGTCCGGCCTTAAAGCAGGCAAGAGCAGTTGCAGATCATATTAACGGAATAAAAGGTTTAAATAAAGGATATATAGGCTCTTCTGCCATTAAAGTTTTTAGTTTAAATGCTGCAGCTACTGGTTTAAATGAAAATTTAATTAAAGCCTCAAATATAAAGATAAATTATGATATTGTAAGGCTAATTGCAAACGATAAGGTTGGAATTATCCCAGATGCAGCTCCAATGCATTTTAAGCTTTTATATGAAGTTGAAACAGGGAAAGTATTAGGTGCACAAGCAATTGGAAGAGGAGATGCAACAAAGAGAATAGACATAATAGCAACATTAATAAAAATGGGTGGAACAATTGAAGATTTACAAGATTTAGAATTATCTTATGCTCCACCATACAGTACAGCAAAGGATGTTGTAAATTATGCAGGTTATATAGCAGGAAATATTTCAAATGGAGATTTTAAGCAAATTAATGTGGATAAGTTAAGGGAATTGGTAGAAAACAATGCTTTTATAGTTGATGTAAGAGAAAGAATGGAATATGAAAATGGTCATATAAAAGGTACAGTAAATATTCCTTTAAGTGAATTAAGAGTAAGATATAAGGAAATTCCAAAGGATAAACCAGTTTATCTTCATTGCAGAACAGGACAAAGAAGCTATAATGCAGTAGTTGCCTTAAAGAACTTAGGTTTTGATAATGTAATCAATATAACCGGAAGCTTTTTAGCTTTATCTTATTATGAATATTTTAATGATAAAGTATTAAATAGAGAACCTATAGTTACAAAATATAATTTTAAATAGTAATAATTCAAGTTTTGATAAAAGCTGATTTCTATAATTGAAAGCAGCTTTTATTTATTATATGAAAGTTGTTGTAAAATGCGAGAATATGGTAATATTAAAAAAGAAATAAAAATAGAAAAGAGGATAAATATGAAAAAAGTTGAAGAAAAATTTTTAGAATATGTAAAGATAAATACTAAGTCTGATGAAACTACTGGAACAACACCAAGTACAAAGGAGCAGTTAGTTTTAGCTGAAAAGCTATATGACGAGTTAAAAAAATTAGGTCTTAAAGATGCTAGAATAAGTGAATACGGATATGTTTATGCAACTTTAGAAAGTAATACTGATAAAGATATACCGACTATAGGTTTTATAGCCCATATGGATACAGCACCAGATTATTCTGGAAAAAATGTTAAGCCTCAGATAATAGAAAATTATGATGGTGGAGATATTAAGTTAAATGATGTTGATATTTTATCACCAAGTTTTTCAAAGGAATTAAAAAATTATGTTGGTCAAAGACTTATTACAACAGATGGAACAACTCTTTTAGGTGCAGATGATAAAGCTGGAATTGCTGAAATTATGACTGCCATAGAATATTTAGTTGAAAATCCTGAAATAAAGCATGGAACAATAAAAATAGCTTTTACTCCAGATGAAGAAATTGGAGAAGGAGCAGATCATTTTGATGTAGAGGGTTTTGGAGCTGATTTTGCTTATACAATGGATGGTGGAACTATTGGAGAACTTGAATTTGAAAACTTCAATGCTGCATCAGCAAAAGTTATAATTCATGGTGTTAATGTTCATCCTGGTTATGCAAAAAATAAAATGATTAATTCTATCATGGTTGCTAATGAATTTATTAATGCACTGCCTCTTGAAGAAGTTCCTGAAAAAACTGAAGGACGTGAAGGTTTTAATCATTTAACTGATATTAATGGAACAGTAGAAAAAACTACTTTAAATTATATAATTAGAGATTTTACAACTGAAGGATTTGAAGAAAGAATTAAGGATTTCGAGGATATTACAAGAAGTTTAAATGAAGTTTATGGTGAAGGAACGGTAGAGCTTAGCATTAAAGAATCTTACAGAAATATGAGAGAAAAAATAGAACCGCTTATGCATATAGTTGAAACTGCAAAGCAAGCAATGATAGATTCTGGAATAACTCCAAAAATAACTGCTGTTAGAGGTGGTACTGATGGAGCTAGATTATCCTTTATGGGACTTCCAACACCTAATATATTTGCTGGAGGAGAAAATTTTCATGGAAAATATGAATATATTCCGATAGAATCTATGGAAAAGGCAGTAGAAGTAATAATAAATATTATAAAAGCTTATGCAAATAAATAGTATAAATAGGCCCCTTTTTGGGGCGTTTTTTATAATTAATAAAAAATTAATTGTAAAATATGTTAAATTATGTTTTAAAAGCTTATAATTAAGATATAAATTTATATTTTATAGGGGAAATAATATGAGTGAGAGAATTTTATTTGTTTTGATATTAAACTTTATAATCTCATTGATTGGAACATTAAGCTATTCAGTTAGATTGGTAGGAGTTAGAACAGGAAAAATTGCTGCATCTGCCGCTGTTTTTAATATATTAATGCTAGTTTCAAGGGTAGCTGCAGGATTACAAGGACCTTTGCTAACAAAATTTGTAGAAAGTAATTCTAGTAGTAGAGATTTAATAAATATTTTTAATAATATTATTATTGTATCAGGATTAGCAGCAATTTTTG from Clostridium isatidis harbors:
- a CDS encoding IS1182 family transposase translates to MHKENILQKNYTLNQKFYQLKLPLNIDYMIPVNDSVRLLSQFVEEMDLTDLYSTYSKIKENQVSPRKMLKIMTYGYMNKIYSSRDIEKACRRDINFMFLLEGASAPDHATFARFRSLHFAPCSERILAETAKFLYKIGEISGDAIFIDGTKIEAYANKYTFVWKKAVTKNMAKLLIKVADLVKECEELYDIKLIYKNEVQMKHVKKLRKKLYALKKSEGIEFVHGCGKRKTALQRSIEKLEEYLSKFKEYTQKVYTCGDRNSYSKTDVDATFMRMKEDAMKNGQLKPAYNVQHGVDSEYITWLTVGPQPTDTTTLIPFLKSMEENLKFKYLKIVADAGYESEENYSFIEENNQIAFIKPSNYEISKTRKYKNDIGKIENMDYNEEKDFYICRNGKQLKAENIKIRKSKTGYESEKTIYVCEDCNDCTYKSSCIKGNNCKTPLEERVKRFETSKKFNRQRKSDLERILSEEGCLLRMNRSIQAEGSFAQIKQDMNFRRFMCRGQKNVLAESILLAMAHNINKLHSKIQAGRTGKHLFELKKAS
- a CDS encoding rhodanese-like domain-containing protein, which encodes MFGLFKRDVNKVINVNDIDKLIGKIDLIDIREKYEYNRGSIKTAKNIPMNELLHNTDKYLKKDKEYYIICQSGGRSSKTCSTLRSKGYNVVNVSGGVGSYIGKYKE
- a CDS encoding FAD-dependent oxidoreductase, encoding MKKRILIVGGVAGGASAAARLRRLSEEDEIIMFEKGPHASFSNCSLPYHLSGIIEDADKLVLMSPEKFKVQYNIDVRVNSEVISIDRENKEVQVRNYMKNEIYIEKYDKLILSPGAKPIVPKIEGIEKVNIFTIRNVVDIDKLNNFVKGLDIKDVTVIGGGFIGVETAENLREAGYKITLVEGSEQILRTFDYDMVQILHKEIYDNDVDLIVNDKVKAFDRNKVILESGREINTKAVVLAIGVTPEITLAKEAGLEIGKTGAIKVDRNYRTSDRDIYAIGDAIEVYNALTHDYFKLSLAGPALKQARAVADHINGIKGLNKGYIGSSAIKVFSLNAAATGLNENLIKASNIKINYDIVRLIANDKVGIIPDAAPMHFKLLYEVETGKVLGAQAIGRGDATKRIDIIATLIKMGGTIEDLQDLELSYAPPYSTAKDVVNYAGYIAGNISNGDFKQINVDKLRELVENNAFIVDVRERMEYENGHIKGTVNIPLSELRVRYKEIPKDKPVYLHCRTGQRSYNAVVALKNLGFDNVINITGSFLALSYYEYFNDKVLNREPIVTKYNFK
- the pepT gene encoding peptidase T; this encodes MKKVEEKFLEYVKINTKSDETTGTTPSTKEQLVLAEKLYDELKKLGLKDARISEYGYVYATLESNTDKDIPTIGFIAHMDTAPDYSGKNVKPQIIENYDGGDIKLNDVDILSPSFSKELKNYVGQRLITTDGTTLLGADDKAGIAEIMTAIEYLVENPEIKHGTIKIAFTPDEEIGEGADHFDVEGFGADFAYTMDGGTIGELEFENFNAASAKVIIHGVNVHPGYAKNKMINSIMVANEFINALPLEEVPEKTEGREGFNHLTDINGTVEKTTLNYIIRDFTTEGFEERIKDFEDITRSLNEVYGEGTVELSIKESYRNMREKIEPLMHIVETAKQAMIDSGITPKITAVRGGTDGARLSFMGLPTPNIFAGGENFHGKYEYIPIESMEKAVEVIINIIKAYANK